A genomic stretch from Bradyrhizobium sp. 195 includes:
- a CDS encoding hydroxymethylglutaryl-CoA lyase, protein MAHAPDVHICEVAPRDGLQNLDIFIPTEAKCALIDTIAAAGVREIDAGSFVPPKVVPQFADVDAVMAHALTHKSATIGALVPNVKGAERAIAAGVNAVYFVISASETHNQANVRRSVDEQIEGFRAVRAAIDARPVGQRPQLMGAISTSFGCSLEGEVSEAAVCRVARAFAEARADEIGLADTVGYATPKSIGQIVTAVRREIGSQMTLRLHLHDTLGAGLANAVAGLEADIRRFDAAVSGLGGCPFAPGARGNIVTEDLVFMLERMGLSTGIDLDHLMQTREILARHIPAKHLTGHLHEAGIPKVLRRAA, encoded by the coding sequence ATGGCGCACGCGCCCGATGTCCACATTTGCGAGGTTGCCCCCCGCGATGGGCTCCAGAACCTGGACATCTTCATTCCGACTGAAGCCAAATGCGCGCTGATCGACACGATCGCCGCTGCCGGCGTGCGCGAGATCGATGCCGGATCGTTCGTGCCGCCAAAGGTCGTGCCGCAATTCGCCGACGTCGACGCGGTGATGGCGCATGCGCTCACGCACAAGTCGGCAACCATCGGCGCGCTGGTGCCGAACGTGAAGGGTGCCGAGCGCGCCATCGCCGCAGGCGTCAACGCCGTTTATTTCGTTATCTCGGCGAGCGAGACGCACAACCAAGCCAATGTGCGCCGCTCGGTCGACGAGCAGATCGAAGGATTTCGCGCGGTTCGCGCCGCGATCGACGCCCGGCCCGTGGGCCAGCGGCCGCAATTGATGGGTGCGATCTCCACCTCCTTCGGCTGCTCGCTGGAAGGTGAGGTGAGTGAAGCGGCCGTGTGCCGTGTGGCACGCGCTTTTGCCGAAGCTCGCGCCGACGAGATCGGGCTTGCCGACACCGTCGGTTATGCGACGCCCAAATCGATCGGGCAGATCGTCACGGCCGTGCGGCGCGAGATCGGATCGCAAATGACTCTGCGGCTGCATCTGCACGACACGCTCGGCGCAGGCCTTGCCAATGCCGTCGCCGGCCTCGAAGCGGACATCCGCCGTTTCGACGCCGCGGTGTCCGGCCTTGGCGGCTGCCCCTTTGCTCCCGGTGCGCGCGGCAACATCGTCACCGAGGATCTCGTGTTCATGCTGGAGCGGATGGGACTTTCCACCGGCATCGACCTCGACCACCTGATGCAAACGCGCGAGATTCTCGCCCGCCATATCCCGGCAAAACATTTGACGGGGCATCTGCACGAGGCCGGCATTCCCAAGGTTTTGCGGAGGGCGGCATGA
- a CDS encoding ABC transporter ATP-binding protein has translation MIAAPGQGLALARGEDQAAAARIRIAVQGLAKRFNASGREFVAVDDVSFEVKQGEFVALLGPSGCGKSTILNMVAGLLPRSGGRILIDEDTVETGKVNPRVGYVFQRDTLFPWRTVEQNIGYGLEIAGLPKTERAGRVASAVAKAGLSGFAQSFPRMLSGGMRQRVALMRTLILEPEILLMDEPFGALDTHTKLEMHKTLLEIWERERQTVLFVTHDLGEALTLASRIILLSARPGRLKEDFDVAIPRPRDPVAVRETAEFGRLYSHIWHSLGEEFRRTRAD, from the coding sequence ATGATCGCCGCGCCAGGCCAGGGCCTTGCGCTCGCGCGCGGCGAGGATCAAGCAGCGGCAGCGCGCATCCGCATTGCCGTGCAGGGTCTTGCCAAGCGCTTCAACGCGTCGGGCCGCGAGTTCGTGGCGGTGGATGACGTCTCCTTCGAGGTCAAGCAGGGCGAGTTCGTTGCGCTGCTCGGTCCATCCGGCTGCGGCAAGAGCACCATTCTCAACATGGTCGCGGGGCTGTTGCCGCGCTCGGGCGGACGCATCCTGATCGACGAGGACACGGTCGAGACCGGCAAGGTCAACCCCAGGGTTGGTTATGTCTTCCAGCGCGATACGCTGTTTCCCTGGCGAACCGTGGAGCAGAACATCGGCTATGGGCTGGAGATCGCGGGACTGCCGAAGACCGAACGCGCCGGGCGCGTCGCTTCGGCGGTCGCGAAGGCTGGGCTCTCGGGCTTTGCGCAGAGCTTTCCCCGCATGCTGTCCGGCGGCATGCGCCAGCGCGTCGCCTTGATGCGCACGCTGATCCTCGAGCCCGAGATCCTGCTGATGGACGAGCCGTTCGGCGCGCTCGACACCCACACCAAGCTGGAGATGCACAAGACGTTGCTGGAGATCTGGGAGCGCGAGCGGCAGACCGTGCTGTTCGTGACGCACGATCTCGGCGAAGCCTTGACACTGGCGAGCCGCATCATCCTGCTCTCGGCGCGGCCTGGGCGTCTCAAGGAAGACTTCGACGTCGCCATCCCGCGTCCGCGCGATCCCGTAGCGGTGCGCGAAACCGCTGAATTCGGCCGCCTCTATTCGCACATCTGGCATTCCCTCGGCGAAGAATTCCGCCGCACCAGGGCCGACTGA
- a CDS encoding TlyA family RNA methyltransferase, translating into MSPARKRADILLVERGLFESRARARAAIEAGLVTADDKQVSKPSETIAEDAVIQAEPAHPYVSRGGVKLAGALERYPIEIEDHVCLDVGASTGGFTEVLLANGASLVFAIDVGTSQLHPSLRDHPKIVSMEETDIRSYDGKRLPARPDVVVIDVSFISLKTVLPVALSLAAAPMSLLALIKPQFEADRKHNKKGIVRDAAVHKEICDDIAAFAASLGCAAIEIFPSSIAGGDGNIEFFLGARRG; encoded by the coding sequence ATGTCCCCTGCCCGCAAGCGCGCAGATATATTGCTGGTCGAGCGCGGCCTGTTCGAGAGCCGGGCGCGGGCGCGCGCGGCGATCGAGGCTGGCCTCGTCACGGCCGACGACAAGCAGGTTTCAAAACCGTCGGAGACGATTGCCGAGGATGCGGTGATCCAGGCCGAGCCTGCGCACCCCTACGTCTCCCGTGGCGGCGTCAAGCTCGCCGGCGCGCTGGAGCGCTACCCGATCGAAATCGAGGATCATGTCTGCCTCGATGTCGGCGCGTCCACCGGCGGCTTCACCGAGGTGCTGCTGGCGAACGGCGCAAGCCTGGTGTTCGCAATCGATGTCGGCACCAGCCAGCTGCATCCCTCGCTGCGGGATCATCCCAAGATCGTGTCGATGGAGGAGACCGACATCCGCAGCTATGACGGCAAGCGGCTGCCGGCGCGGCCCGATGTCGTCGTCATCGACGTCAGCTTCATCTCGCTCAAGACGGTGCTGCCGGTCGCTCTTTCCCTCGCCGCCGCGCCGATGAGCCTGCTGGCGCTGATCAAGCCGCAGTTCGAGGCTGATAGGAAGCACAACAAGAAGGGCATCGTCCGCGACGCCGCCGTGCACAAGGAGATCTGCGACGACATCGCCGCCTTTGCCGCTTCGCTCGGCTGCGCCGCCATCGAGATATTTCCGTCCTCGATTGCGGGCGGCGACGGCAACATCGAATTCTTCCTGGGTGCGCGCCGTGGTTGA
- a CDS encoding ABC transporter substrate-binding protein: MSITRRQTLIAGSAWAGASLLPGQLRAETKQVSLAFGPVSPVYAIGMIAELKGYFKDEGLDSKLVTGNAGTFGRQTLAGGQALFAHGDASHPLQLGARGKPCKILLATEMVCSYANIMVRQDLHDSGINSVEKLADYKRPDGAKPIVAATAIGSGTWVFGTYVFEARGLGSKVNWVAGGGPNTMFPSLQTKQFDAIMAPPSWIVEVEKKGFGKTIYDTSKAGVFEKDFGGTLPVLVIYTLKDTVEQDKAMVQAYVNAIYRAMAFVKATPLAEVQALVTPKYFSGIDPDAVSAELGFDKSTWAYDGVIDKPAFERGAKPWYRKGTDIPETRYEDVVDMSFLQAARAKYK, encoded by the coding sequence ATGAGCATTACCAGGCGCCAGACGCTGATCGCGGGCTCCGCATGGGCCGGCGCATCGCTGCTGCCGGGGCAGCTGCGCGCCGAGACCAAGCAGGTCTCGCTCGCCTTCGGTCCGGTATCGCCGGTCTACGCCATCGGCATGATCGCGGAGCTGAAGGGTTACTTCAAGGACGAAGGACTCGATTCCAAGCTCGTCACCGGCAATGCCGGCACATTCGGTCGCCAGACGCTGGCAGGAGGGCAGGCGCTGTTCGCCCATGGTGATGCCAGCCATCCGCTCCAGCTCGGTGCGCGCGGCAAGCCCTGCAAGATCCTGCTCGCGACCGAGATGGTGTGCTCCTACGCCAATATCATGGTCCGACAGGACCTCCACGACAGCGGCATCAATTCGGTCGAGAAGCTCGCCGACTACAAGCGCCCCGATGGTGCCAAGCCGATCGTCGCGGCGACCGCGATCGGGTCCGGCACCTGGGTGTTCGGCACCTATGTGTTCGAAGCGCGCGGCCTCGGCAGCAAGGTGAACTGGGTCGCGGGCGGCGGGCCCAACACGATGTTCCCTTCGCTCCAGACCAAGCAGTTCGACGCCATCATGGCGCCGCCGAGCTGGATCGTCGAGGTCGAGAAGAAGGGTTTTGGCAAGACGATCTACGACACGTCGAAAGCCGGCGTGTTCGAGAAGGATTTCGGCGGGACGCTGCCCGTGCTGGTGATCTACACGCTCAAGGACACGGTCGAGCAGGACAAGGCGATGGTGCAGGCCTATGTCAACGCGATCTACCGCGCGATGGCCTTCGTGAAGGCAACGCCGCTCGCGGAGGTGCAGGCGCTGGTCACGCCGAAATATTTCTCAGGGATAGATCCCGACGCGGTCAGTGCCGAACTCGGCTTCGACAAGTCGACCTGGGCCTATGACGGTGTCATCGACAAGCCCGCGTTCGAACGCGGCGCCAAGCCCTGGTACCGCAAGGGCACGGATATTCCCGAGACCAGATACGAGGATGTCGTCGACATGAGCTTCCTCCAGGCGGCCAGGGCGAAATACAAATGA
- a CDS encoding ABC transporter permease yields the protein MSHSRTAILFWQLAILAAVLVVWQWGFEWSKALLPKAYVPKILDPYFVAKPSLIWQSFLRLGCFADAGGFATCLKGNDNNLWLATLVTLKNTWWGFLFGSASGIAAGLILGRSDFLARVFGPYIVALNSIPRIALVPLVILIFGLGDLSKIATAWLVVFFVVFFNTFEGTRAVDRDQIAAARLLGASEFTVLRTVVIPSALAWVFASLLPAVSFALIGVIVGEFIGAERGLGKLIIEAEARANASEMMVAVFVMMFVGILLAIAVRSLQSYLLRWQPQFEPSA from the coding sequence ATGTCCCACAGCCGCACCGCTATCCTGTTCTGGCAACTGGCCATTCTTGCAGCCGTTCTCGTCGTCTGGCAGTGGGGTTTTGAATGGAGCAAGGCGCTGCTGCCAAAGGCCTACGTGCCGAAGATCCTCGATCCCTATTTCGTCGCCAAGCCGTCGCTGATCTGGCAGAGTTTTTTGCGGCTTGGTTGCTTCGCTGACGCGGGCGGCTTCGCCACCTGTCTCAAGGGCAACGACAACAATCTGTGGCTTGCCACGCTTGTCACGCTGAAGAACACCTGGTGGGGCTTTCTGTTTGGCTCGGCAAGCGGCATCGCGGCCGGCCTGATTCTCGGCCGTTCGGATTTCCTTGCCCGGGTGTTCGGACCCTACATCGTGGCGCTCAACTCGATACCGCGCATTGCGCTGGTGCCGCTCGTCATCCTGATCTTCGGCCTCGGCGACCTCTCCAAGATCGCGACGGCCTGGCTCGTTGTCTTCTTCGTGGTGTTCTTCAACACCTTCGAGGGAACACGTGCGGTCGACCGCGACCAGATCGCCGCCGCCCGTCTGCTCGGCGCCAGCGAATTCACGGTGCTGCGGACCGTCGTGATCCCGTCCGCGCTCGCCTGGGTGTTCGCTTCGCTCCTGCCGGCGGTGTCTTTTGCGCTGATCGGCGTCATCGTCGGCGAATTCATCGGCGCCGAACGCGGCCTCGGCAAACTCATCATCGAGGCCGAGGCGCGGGCCAATGCCAGCGAGATGATGGTCGCCGTCTTCGTCATGATGTTCGTCGGCATCCTGCTCGCGATCGCGGTGCGCTCGCTGCAGTCCTACCTGCTGCGATGGCAGCCGCAATTCGAGCCGTCGGCGTAA
- a CDS encoding CaiB/BaiF CoA transferase family protein, which yields MTAAERGTASELRPLAGIRVVEFSQMVMGPSCGLILADLGADVIKVEPPKGDRTRYFKGSAAGFFATYSRNKRSIALDTSTAEGQDVARRLIENSDVLIENFRPGLLKRIGLDYESVAAFAPRLIYCSLKGYLPGPYENRLALDEVVQMMGGLAYMTGLPDRPMRAGASVNDVMGGMFGVIAIQAALAERQRTGRGRYIQSALYENNVFLMAQAMMCEVVSGQPSIPYSIKDSPWPVYDLFDTKDGSKLFVTIVGEEQWEAFCRAFDREAWLVDPRFATSNDRVDHRSWLIPEIANIFRQWDKADLAARLEQLDLPYAPVNKPGDLFDDPHLNQSGGLTDIRLPDGGQAKTPLLPISMDGRRLPNRYDPPGIGEHSGQILSEIGMSPNEIEALRQAGTIKLAPS from the coding sequence ATGACGGCGGCAGAGCGCGGGACGGCCTCGGAGCTTCGTCCGCTCGCCGGCATTCGTGTCGTCGAGTTCAGCCAGATGGTGATGGGGCCGAGTTGCGGCTTGATCCTCGCCGATCTCGGCGCCGACGTGATCAAGGTCGAGCCGCCCAAGGGCGACCGCACCCGTTATTTCAAGGGGTCCGCCGCCGGCTTCTTCGCCACCTATAGCCGCAACAAGCGCAGCATCGCGCTGGATACGTCGACCGCGGAAGGCCAGGACGTCGCACGCAGGCTGATCGAGAACAGCGACGTCCTGATCGAGAACTTCCGGCCGGGCCTGCTGAAGCGGATCGGTCTCGACTACGAGAGCGTCGCCGCCTTCGCACCACGCCTGATCTACTGCTCGCTCAAGGGCTATCTGCCCGGGCCGTACGAGAATCGCCTCGCGCTCGACGAGGTCGTGCAGATGATGGGTGGCCTTGCTTACATGACCGGCTTGCCCGATCGGCCGATGCGTGCCGGGGCCTCTGTCAACGACGTCATGGGCGGTATGTTCGGCGTGATCGCGATCCAGGCGGCGCTCGCCGAGCGGCAGCGGACCGGCAGGGGTCGCTACATCCAGAGTGCGTTGTACGAGAACAACGTGTTCCTGATGGCGCAGGCCATGATGTGCGAGGTGGTCAGTGGGCAGCCGTCGATCCCGTATTCGATCAAGGACAGCCCGTGGCCGGTCTACGATCTCTTCGACACAAAAGACGGCTCGAAGCTGTTCGTCACCATCGTCGGTGAAGAGCAATGGGAGGCGTTCTGTCGTGCCTTCGATCGCGAAGCCTGGCTCGTCGATCCGCGCTTTGCGACGAGCAACGACCGCGTCGATCATCGCAGCTGGCTGATCCCCGAGATCGCGAACATCTTCAGGCAATGGGACAAGGCCGATCTTGCCGCGCGTCTCGAGCAGCTCGATCTGCCCTATGCGCCGGTGAACAAGCCCGGCGATCTCTTCGACGATCCGCATCTCAACCAGTCGGGGGGCTTGACCGATATTCGGCTTCCGGACGGCGGCCAGGCCAAGACGCCGCTGTTGCCGATTTCCATGGACGGAAGGCGCCTGCCCAATCGCTACGATCCACCCGGGATCGGCGAGCACAGCGGCCAGATCCTGAGCGAGATCGGCATGTCCCCGAATGAGATCGAAGCGCTGCGACAAGCTGGGACGATCAAGCTCGCGCCGTCCTGA
- a CDS encoding class I SAM-dependent RNA methyltransferase, whose amino-acid sequence MVERLTIDHVGHRGDGVSMATGEAIYVPYTLGGETVEVDHVAGHHPDRRKLLAVDVASSERVEPFCPHFGVCGGCAIQHWAAESYHAWKRGIVVETLAQAGIDCDVAPLVDAHGAGRRRITLHGRFGTHDILKVGFSATSSHDVIPIDRCPILDPALDGALDAAWALAEPLTSRMPVTKPLDIQVTATANGLDVDVRGSGPLPTALVTALSRVAELHRLARLTRHGELVLQRLPPTVKMGRAEVTLPPGSFLQATVAGEETLAALIAERIGKAKEVLDLFCGVGPFALRLAEKARVTAYDNDAGAIAALAKAARTPGLKPIKCEPRDLFRRPLVLPELRDFDAVVFDPPRQGAQAQALKLAASKVPVVIAVSCNVATFARDARLLIDGGYRLEAVVPVDQFRHTPHVELVARFSR is encoded by the coding sequence GTGGTTGAACGTCTCACGATTGATCACGTTGGCCATCGCGGCGACGGCGTCTCGATGGCGACGGGCGAAGCGATCTATGTGCCCTACACGCTTGGCGGCGAGACCGTCGAGGTCGATCACGTCGCGGGCCACCATCCCGACCGCCGCAAGCTGCTCGCGGTGGATGTGGCAAGCTCCGAGCGCGTCGAGCCGTTCTGTCCGCATTTCGGCGTCTGCGGCGGCTGCGCCATCCAGCACTGGGCGGCTGAGTCCTATCACGCCTGGAAGCGCGGCATCGTGGTCGAAACACTGGCGCAGGCCGGCATCGATTGCGACGTGGCGCCGCTGGTCGATGCTCACGGCGCCGGGCGCAGGCGCATCACCCTGCACGGCCGCTTCGGCACGCATGACATCCTCAAGGTCGGTTTCTCCGCGACGAGCTCGCACGACGTCATTCCAATTGATCGCTGCCCCATCCTCGATCCCGCGCTCGACGGCGCGCTCGATGCCGCCTGGGCGCTCGCCGAGCCGCTGACATCCAGGATGCCGGTGACCAAGCCGCTCGACATCCAGGTCACCGCCACCGCCAATGGCCTCGACGTCGACGTGCGCGGCTCCGGCCCGCTGCCGACGGCGCTCGTCACGGCACTCTCGCGCGTCGCCGAACTGCACCGCCTGGCGCGGCTGACGCGGCATGGCGAGTTGGTGCTGCAACGCTTGCCGCCAACGGTGAAGATGGGCCGCGCCGAGGTGACGCTACCGCCGGGCTCATTCCTGCAGGCGACGGTGGCGGGCGAAGAGACGCTCGCCGCGCTTATCGCGGAACGCATCGGCAAGGCCAAGGAAGTTCTCGACCTTTTCTGCGGTGTCGGCCCGTTCGCTCTGCGGCTCGCGGAGAAGGCCCGCGTCACCGCCTATGACAACGACGCCGGTGCGATTGCGGCCCTCGCGAAAGCCGCGCGCACGCCGGGCCTGAAGCCGATCAAGTGCGAGCCGCGCGATCTGTTTCGCCGCCCCCTGGTGCTGCCGGAGCTGCGCGATTTCGATGCCGTCGTGTTCGACCCGCCGCGCCAGGGCGCGCAGGCGCAGGCGTTGAAGCTCGCCGCGAGCAAAGTGCCGGTGGTGATCGCGGTGTCCTGCAACGTCGCGACATTTGCCCGCGACGCGCGACTGCTGATCGACGGCGGCTATCGATTGGAGGCGGTGGTGCCTGTCGACCAGTTCCGCCACACGCCGCATGTGGAGCTGGTGGCGCGGTTTAGCCGTTGA